tatttttttaattattatttaaattataaattataatttaaaaatattatcataaatatcgataAAACAATAtcacatgatgttaatgttactacttgttaattaaattcacaaataaaattatctttataaaatatttattaagttaagttatcatttttaaaaacaattgttaagttttttttttaagtataaatatctaaatagaaatattaacctaattattttgagtttgggctctctttaatttttaaatttaaatattatattatatttttttgattaaattttattggcccacgggccgGCTCTACCGATTTTTCTCAACCCCTCAAATGAACAGGCTTATTCAGGTCAGGCTAAAAAGTATTTTACTTAAATGagctccaaaaatcttagcccaACTCTACTAAATTTCGGGTTAGGCCAGACCGGCTCAACgacctagcccatattgacggctctactTATGTTATTaggtaatatatattttcataatttgattaaaatgaaaataaaataatcagaTCGATTTTTTTACgcaataaaataaatgtggagtTTATTTTGAATGCTTCTATTATTTGAAAGTTCTTGGTGTAGATGAAAAATGTTACTTAGCCTATATATAAAATCTTAGAAAAAAGGTGACAAACCAAATGAATCGTGCATTGTATTTTTGTTCAAAAGCAAACATTATCACATTTATAGAATAATCAAGAGTTTGAGACAACGAAATAAACTACACCCATTCTATATTCAGTGaatttttaagatatttttcatctttcaaaATTATTCAGTTTTCAAGACTACTTTTAGAATGTTCTAATTTTACCCTTCATTTGGATTTTTAATGTGATGACTTCAATATATTTGACAAATAACTAATAAGGGTAAAAACGAAAAACTATGTCcaatttatgttttaatatatttttcttaaaggaTATGAAACACCTcgaaaatttaataaatgtgGAATGGAAGGAATATGaaactaaaccctaagtccacacTATATATGTGAAAAATGGTACTTCTTCCGTTTCAAAAAGAGTGGTTTAGTTTGACTTAATAAGgagtttaagaatatatattaaaaacttttgAATCGTGTGATCTTAAATAAAAGTCATGccaaatatacaaaattatggCTTTTTAATTCCCTGattttaaacatgtcacgtgggaaactgaaattaaaatattatcaaaaaagaaaaaatatcattttttttaaacaaacgaAAAAGAAAAGTGAGTTATTCGTTTGGAAATAGATAgagtataataatatttttttaatttacaattGAGTTAACTTAAGtaactttttaagaaaatatctcAAATCATTAAGATCGTTATTAAAATCATTAACCATATAACCTATTTTTTATTCGAATTATCGATTTTGAACTGCCCTATAATCACATATTCtaattatctaaaaaataaaattagaaaaacagataaaataaattaacaaaataaaaaatgttaagaatttacaaatctaaaccctaaaaagATCATCACCCTCAGCAAAATCTCAGCtgaaaaaaaaaccctaatctcCATTTGATAGAATGATCCTATAACATTCAAAATTCTTCCTGCAAATCCCAAAATTCAGAATCTGAATCAAAAATTGTTGAACTGAATCAATGTCTCAAGATGGAGCAACAGCTATGGATTGGAAGAAGGATGGTCAATCAACAAACTCTACCGGAAATGGAATGGGGAATTGTGTTCGGAATGGATCAAACGGTGTTGTTTACCCACCGTACGCTTCTCACCGGCTGCGATTGAACCCTAGTGTTGATCACAAACCGGATAACTATGATGACCTTCAATTGGATTTCAGTCCGTTGTTGTTTAGTTCCCTTGAACGTTATCTTCCGCCTGCTCTACTCAACTCATCACGTGACCAGAAGGTTCATTTCATGCGTGAAATTCTCCTCCGTTACTTTCCTGAAGGCGAACGCACTCGTGTAAGTTGTCGGATTTTCATTTCTGCATTTTGAGTTTTGCATGTGTCGAGTCCTTGTTTTTATGTGCATTTTGATGAGTGTGTATATACGATGTAAGCTTGTGTGTGAATTGAGCTATGATAGAATGCTAAGAAGCtggaaatgaaataaaagtggGGATTTTTACTGCAATGTATTTAGCATCCTAGTTTTTTCTGGGCATTGAGCTGAGATAGAATGCTAAGAAGCTGAAAATGTAAAACATTTGGGAGGTGTATTGCAAAATGTGGCATGTAGTTTGGCAAAGTTTGATTAGTGTACATTTCATATGAATTGAGCTGTGATAGAACAGTGAAGCTGAAAATGGAAATAAATTAGAAGATAGATTTTTTTGTGCTTTgtattgcaatttttttttatgtaataggcttcattgttttttttgcactgtttgattatttttattaggtTAGAATGTGAGGCTGTGAATTGACCTGTATAGAATGTTGAGAAGCTGGAAAATTTTgggctttgcattataatatttTGCATGTATTTTGCCTTTATGTGAGTTTGCTGTACCCTCTAGGTACAGTTATTTTCAATGTGGATTCCGCTTTTCTAGTGCTTGTTTGTAATTTGAGTACATGAAAATCCTTTGTTAGTTAGTGCTAGAAAAATGACAAAGGGAGGTTTTTGAGCTCAATTATGTGCAGAGTTGTGAATTGAGATGTGATAGAATGCTGTTATGCTAACAATaactaaaagaatttaaaagattaaaatttttGGGACTTTTGGTTGGTTAATACTGGAAATTTTAGGTGTTGTATTGCTTGTAACTGCCTTATGCAAGTTGCTGTTAGATATTCACTAATTAGTAGTGAATAACTTGGAAAACATAGTGTCCGCCTTTAACTATCAGTTGATCTTGTGTTCTGCAGAAGTGTTTATGCTTTTTTTTGGATGTTGATTTATCTTTTGTATAGTTTGagaagtaaaaatttaaaagactaTCTGaagtgaattaaaaaaatagtagaTCTTTTAAATGGATGGGAAatacttttgtacaaatatGGGGATGTCGTTTGTTTCTCATGAAGTTTTGAAGCACTCACCATTGACACTTAGCATAGACGATTGGTGTTGTTTGTACAGAACCTTTCTTTGGTGTAgtttctttacttttttctaAATACACACTAggatcacaaaaatattttccacaaattcaatgcaattattacTTTTTCAAAGGGAAAAAAGATTAGTAAGCATAAGGTCCAATCTAATCTTTGAATTTGACTACAATGAACATTTTGAAAGGGTTACATTTTATTGCAAAACTGAGTAGCTTTTTACTTCAACAACTACTACTATCTTCAACCCCAAGAAGGCAAGAAGTTGGGGTTGACAAGATGAATCCTTACTATGTCTTTCAATTCAAGCTTATCTCTGACTAATATTAcaccataaaaaataaaaaataagttctagaagttctcaatttttttttgtgggcACATAAGagagtagaatttttttttgaaaatatataagcCAGTTGCTTATGGTTTGAAGGCTATTTAGATTTCAGATGGATTGGATCCTGATTAAAAATGCGGTGACTAGATATATAATTTCTATCTTATGATGACTATAATGTTGTGTCCCTTTTGTCGTTTTCTACATACTAAGTTTTTTTCTAGTTGGACATAGCATTTtgcttttttccttttaaataatTCGGGGGAGATGTGATCCCGGAACAGATGAATATACGAACAACCAAATTTTGGTTTAAAAGAATTGATAATGTAAGTTAAACCTACCTGGTTAATTTGGTTATAATGTGGTGGAATAGTTGAGCAAACCGTTCGAGTCTCCTAGTGAAAGCCTTGTTTACACGCAAATTATTTGGAATGCTGTCTGCTGATAAAGTCTTCTCTGCCTGTTCTTGGTTTCCAAAAAATTTCCCTGCTATTTGTGAAATTCAGAGTCTCTCTTTCGTAACTCTATCAATGTTATATTGTTTCATCTCCTCTGCTTTAACAGGTCCAGAAGCATAGAGAATACAGACAGAAGATTATATCAAACTATCAGGTATTTACATTTTGCTGAAGGGATTTGGGGTTAATATTTTAATGATGATTGTAAATACAGAAAAGGGTCAATACTACCCTTTTGAACTACACGAAATAGCTTATATATACCCGctaaactatatttcggctcaaaaatATCCGTCCCGTCAAAATATTGAGCCATACCTACCCTTCTAATTAATAGAATTATCCATGTGAGTGTTAAATGCCACATTGAGGCCACATAAGCGCCAAGCAGCTCCCACTGCCACCACATAGACTGATTAAATCCCTAATTTCACTATTTTCCCCCCTCATTTCATCCTTTCTCTTAAGAAACGATTTCACCCCTTTCCCCTCATTTTTGTGGCTAGGTTTCTTAGTTTCTTAAGAGAGAAAGGATGAAATCGTTTCCGCTAGCCGCGAAATGAGGGGAAAGGGGTGAAATCGTTTCTTAAGAGGAAGGATGAAATGAAGGGGGAAAATAGTGAAATTGGGGATTtatttagtctatgtggcagtggGAGCTGTTTGACCTTATCTGCTATTTAATACACTCATGGATACTTCCGTTACTTTGAAGGGTAGGTATggcccaatagtttgacgggaagggtatttttgagccgaaatatagtttaagggtatactTAAGTTATTTCGGATAGTTTTGACATTTTCTGTTGTAAATAAAAAGatcaattttatgtttttttatgtcAAGTCTATTGTAGTGAAGTATGAAAGTTTACATCACTTTGCTTGTATTTTCTCTATAGAGAATTGCATTTGATGAATTAGAAGTAAAGGAATGTAACAGCCGTTGATCTTTGTTGAATCAGGGTTGATCGCCTTCTTTTTCTAATTTGCTTGCCTTCTATTCCAGCCTCTACACAGGGAATTATATACGATGCATGCTCAAAATTTCTTTGTGCCATCATTTCTCAAGGCAATTAGTGAGAACTCAGAGGAAAGTTTCAGGAACATAATGTGTGAACCCTCTCCTGGAGTTTTTACGTTTGAAATGCTTCAACCGCGATTTTGTGAGATGTTGTTGGCTGAGGTATTAGCTGCCTTGCTGCTTGTATTTGCAGGCAATCTACTTCTTCTTTGTAGTTTAGCTTTTCTGTTTTCTTATCAGGCTCTGATTGATTAGGTAGAAAACTTTGAGAGGTGGGTCCGTGAGACGAAATTCAGAATAATGCGTCCCAATACGATGAACAGATTTGGTGCCGTTCTTGATGACTTTGGCCTTGACGCCATGCTGGAGAAGTTGATGGAAGATTTCATTCGTCCCATTTCAAGAAGTAAGAACTTGTATACTTTAATTAGGATGCAGCAAAGAAAACAAAGAGGAGCTTATTGAGAAGATTATCTGGATCTCTTTTGATCTTCTACTTTGAATTTTTGTGCAGTTTTCTTTACTGAAGTTGGTGGATCCACACTTGATTCCCATCATGGCTTTGTTGTTGAGTATGGAATGGATAGAGACGTTGACTTGGGTGAGTTGTTTCTATTTAGTATTTATATGGTGCAAACTATTGCTCGAGTGCCGCAAAACTTATTTGGTTCTTTGAGTTACTGTCTTGCTTCTAAACAACTTATTTTTTAGGTTTCCATGT
The window above is part of the Solanum pennellii chromosome 5, SPENNV200 genome. Proteins encoded here:
- the LOC107018566 gene encoding uncharacterized PKHD-type hydroxylase At1g22950-like, which encodes MSQDGATAMDWKKDGQSTNSTGNGMGNCVRNGSNGVVYPPYASHRLRLNPSVDHKPDNYDDLQLDFSPLLFSSLERYLPPALLNSSRDQKVHFMREILLRYFPEGERTRVQKHREYRQKIISNYQPLHRELYTMHAQNFFVPSFLKAISENSEESFRNIMCEPSPGVFTFEMLQPRFCEMLLAEVENFERWVRETKFRIMRPNTMNRFGAVLDDFGLDAMLEKLMEDFIRPISRIFFTEVGGSTLDSHHGFVVEYGMDRDVDLGFHVDDSEVTLNVCLGKQFSGGELFFRGVRCEKHVNVETQPEEIFDYAHTVGRAVLHRGRHRHGARATTSGQRINLLLWCRSSVFREIRKHQKDTSSWCAECQRNKKERQRQAVAATKLELLKRGSSAI